One genomic window of Centroberyx gerrardi isolate f3 chromosome 15, fCenGer3.hap1.cur.20231027, whole genome shotgun sequence includes the following:
- the LOC139910656 gene encoding zinc transporter ZIP9 isoform X1, producing MDGGIAITCISAAMFVGCFILGFIPLLFSMSEKRLRYVTILGAGLLCGTALAIIIPEGVDLLEKSWRVSSCAAAPPSPNVGAPLNSTTSAPVNPNASAPLSPNASAPLSLNASQEEAPSDTGPPPRFFIGLALVVGFTFMFVVDQIGSYCSMHDPQTGLCSSTSITATLGLIIHAAADGFALGAAMATPEVTVQVIVFFAVILHKAPSAFGLVSFLMHAGVEKKHIQGHLLAFSAAAPILAITTYFILHASGSSYQNQLCVTGVGMLFSAGTFLYVATVHVLPEVSSRRQQHSPPLHTGAEAYQRGRLGVLESLTLVLGAGLPVLLALGLKDD from the exons ATGGACGGGGGAATAGCTATTACTTGTATATCGGCTGCGATGTTTGTAGGATGTTTTATATTGGGATTCATTCCACTGTTGTTCTCAATGTCTGAG AAAAGACTGCGGTATGTCACCATCCTGGGGGCAGGACTCCTGTGTGGGACAGCGCTGGCCATCATCATCCCCGAGGGAGTGGACTTACTGGAGAAGTCCTGGAGAG TCTCGTCCTGCGCTGCTGCACCGCCCAGTCCGAATGTTGGTGCACCACTCAATTCGACTACGAGTGCACCGGTCAATCCAAATGCTAGTGCACCACTCAGTCCGAACGCCAGCGCACCACTCAGTCTGAACGCCAGTCAGGAGGAGGCCCCCTCAGACACGGGCCCTCCGCCTCGCTTCTTCATCGGCTTGGCCTTAGTTGTCGGATTCACCTTCATGTTTGTGGTGGATCAGATCGGAAGCTACTGTTCCATGCACG ACCCGCAGACTGGTTTGTGTAGCAGCACCAGCATCACAGCCACTTTGGGGCTCATCATTCATGCTGCAG CTGATGGATTTGCTCTGGGTGCAGCGATGGCCACTCCTGAAGTGACGGTGCAAGTCATAGTGTTTTTTGCTGTGATTCTGCACAAG GCTCCTTCCGCTTTTGGTTTGGTCTCCTTTTTGATGCATGCAGGCGTAGAGAAGAAGCACATACAGGGACATTTACTGGCCTTTTCAGCTGCAGCACCTATACTTGCCATCACCACTTACTTCATATTGCATGCG tccGGCAGTTCCTACCAGAACCAGCTCTGTGTGACAGGTGTGGGAATGCTCTTCTCCGCTGGGACTTTCCTCTATGTGGCCACCGTGCATGTTCTGCCTGAGGTCAGCAGCAGGAGACAGCAGCACTCGCCTCCCCTCCACACCGGGGCTGAGGCCTACCAGCGCGGGCGCCTGGGGGTCCTGGAGAGCCTCACTCTGGTCCTGGGGGCCGGGCTCCCTGTGCTACTGGCCCTAGGGCTCAAAGATGACTGA
- the mrpl14 gene encoding large ribosomal subunit protein uL14m isoform X1 — translation MGTNDEHLTTICKQQPVWLFADRLVSVVVMALLRLSRPFGGLLAEASSLTQQRAFSVSAVAAAIQKMTRVRVVDNSSLGNTPYHRAPRVIHVYTKNGVGKVGDKVLLAIKGQKKKALIVGHKMPGERMTPRFDSNNVVLIEDNGNPTGTRIKVPIPTHLRKMEGSYSKLLAIASTFV, via the exons ATGGGCACAAATGATGAACATTTAACAACAATTTGCAAACAACAGCCTGTCTGGTTATTTGCAG ATAGATTGGTGTCTGTTGTAGTTATGGCTCTTCTCCGGCTTTCAAGACCCTTCGGTGGGCTCCTCGCAGAGGCGTCGTCACTAACCcaacagagggctttcag TGTCTCAGCTGTTGCAGCAGCCATTCAGAAAATGACAAGAGTTCGTGTTGTGGATAACAGCTCTCTTGGAAACACCCCATATCACCGTGCACCAAGGGTCATTCATGTCTACACCAAGAACGGCGTGGGAAAAGTTGGTGACAAAGTTTTGCTCGCCATCAagggacagaagaagaaggcaCTTATTGTTGGACACAAGATGCCGGGAGAACGCATGACTCCACGTTTTGATTCGAACAATGTTGTTCTGATAGAGGACAATGGCAACCCCACAGGAACAAGAATTAAGGTCCCCATACCTACACATCTGCGTAAAATGGAGGGAAGCTACTCCAAACTGTTGGCAATTGCTAGTACATTTGTATAG
- the LOC139910604 gene encoding uncharacterized protein LOC139910604 translates to MGEIRSASPVLHLDLNNFDTTEAEESQYILTSPRSLESCARLGVKPVELLIKSLSEFISERHDMPFEAVTVMHQSYEKERRRLLKMCREEREMIIKAAGGRRPGSKKLSALETVLELASPISDSKLREDHAVHETTGSIPYGDQCFKGKSVSRSSCSAAGNREPDRSTVCSFSLGDLTHSPATEMQLQRLTKSIKKEMSVTVSERDRKIAALMLVKHQEEQARLKLSQQEEQERQEARRREEAQRAQTEKRRAKKLKQSMRRWQEELEARRRLREHQERELAGLREQEALLQEDRWRRLTEEQEAQRRGKIEAARKEAEVRKHYQERLLRYKEELEKREIEKERWVALEKEQKARRSKVSQERRERKRLQQGNRRELLRHILLKQQVERQVEEEEALVRSSLEQKLHRSWEKQAQAAEARLRELQERAAREEEQIHRAQLRAELQSYQQLTHKQLLVQLSQRRTERAAQHASAQHRVRAQQARQHNQDRQLCHQKLRDRVQREEEAKRVVREGYIMMKEHRRERLQRQREQIQEEAHRAARASFHMRERVRQYTHRRTFDQMALEADLIASMGRIKL, encoded by the coding sequence ATGGGGGAAATCCGGTCGGCTTCTCCGGTGCTTCACTTGGATCTGAACAACTTTGACACAACAGAAGCGGAGGAGAGCCAGTATATTTTAACGAGCCCCCGCTCACTGGAGTCCTGCGCGCGACTGGGCGTCAAACCGGTTGAACTCCTCATTAAATCACTCAGTGAGTTCATCTCTGAACGGCATGACATGCCGTTTGAGGCGGTGACAGTCATGCACCAGTCCTACGAAAAGGAGCGTAGAAggcttttgaaaatgtgtcgagaggagagggaaatgaTTATCAAGGCGGCCGGAGGCAGGAGGCCAGGCAGTAAGAAACTCTCAGCACTAGAAACGGTGCTCGAACTTGCCAGTCCGATCTCCGACTCTAAACTGAGGGAAGACCATGCTGTCCATGAGACAACGGGGTCCATCCCATACGGGGATCAGTGCTTCAAAGGTAAATCTGTGAGCAGGTCCTCCTGTTCTGCTGCAGGAAACAGGGAACCAGACAGGAGCACAGTCTGCAGCTTCAGCCTAGGAGACCTCACACACTCCCCAGCTACTGAGATGCAGCTGCAGAGGCTCACAAAGAGCATCAAGAAGGAGATGAGTGTCACAGTATCAGAGAGAGACCGCAAGATAGCAGCGCTCATGCTGGTGAAGCACCAAGAGGAGCAGGCCCGCCTGAAGCTGAgtcagcaggaggagcaggagagacaggaggcccGCCGGCGGGAGGAGGCCCAGCGGGctcagacagagaagaggagggcaAAGAAGCTGAAGCAGAGCATGAGGCGCtggcaggaggagctggaggcccGCAGGAGGCTGAGGGAGCATCAGGAGAGAGAGCTGGCAGGACTACGTGAGCAGGAGGCGCTGCTGCAAGAAGACCGCTGGAGGAGGCTGACGGAGGAGCAGGAGGCACAACGCAGAGGAAAGATAGAGGCAGCACGCAAAGAGGCAGAGGTGCGCAAACACTACCAGGAGAGGCTGCTCAGATacaaggaggagctggagaaaagggagatagagaaggagagatgggtCGCGCtggagaaggagcagaaggCCAGGAGGAGCAAAGTGtcacaagagagaagagagaggaagaggctgcAGCAGGGGAATCGGAGGGAGCTGCTGCGACACATCCTCCTGAAACAGCAGGTGGAGcggcaggtggaggaggaggaggcgctgGTGAGGAGCAGCCTGGAGCAGAAGCTGCACCGCTCCTGGGAGAAGCAAGCCCAGGCCGCGGAGGCGCGGCTGAGGGAGCTGCAGGAGCGGGCGGCCCGGGAGGAGGAGCAGATCCACAGGGCGCAGCTGAGGGCCGAGCTGCAGAGTTACCAGCAgctcacacacaagcagctcCTGGTGCAGCTGAGCCAGCGGCGCACGGAGAGAGCCGCCCAGCACGCCTCGGCCCAGCACAGGGTCAGAGCCCAGCAAGCGCGACAGCACAACCAGGACAGGCAGCTGTGCCATCAGAAGCTGAGAGACCGGGTGCagcgggaggaggaggccaagagAGTGGTCAGGGAAGGCTACATCATGATGAAGGAGCACAGGAGGGAGaggctgcagagacagagagagcagataCAGGAGGAGGCGCACCGGGCGGCCCGGGCCTCCTTCCacatgagggagagagtgaggcagTACACACACCGCCGCACCTTTGACCAGATGGCTCTGGAGGCGGATCTTATTGCCTCCATGGGCCGCATTAAACTCTGA
- the LOC139910615 gene encoding mechanosensitive cation channel TMEM63B isoform X2, translating to MHQALILMMGIWGAQACSDSGNCPTAQSSNSSKDFCYSARIRSTVLQGLPFGGVPTVLALDFMCFLGLLFVFSVLRKVAWDYGRLALVTDADRRMDQRYSRLDDREYVASAMTSDTPERYERLTSVSSSVDIDQRDTGFCSWLTAIFRIKDEEIREKCGEDAVHYLSFQRHIIGLLVVVGVLSVGIVLPVNFSGNLLENNAYSFGRTTIANLDVNDTLLWLHTTFAFLYLLLTVYSMRRHTSKMHYREDDLVKRTLFVNGISKYAEEKHIKQHFEQAYENCVVLEARICYNVAKLMYLNSERKKTERSKKFFNDLQAKEHIPTMINPKPCGHLCCCVIKGCEQEEAVSYYTKLEAKLKEEYRKEKEKVNSKPLGMAFVTFQNEAMTAIILKDFNACKCQGCHCRREPKSSLFSANLHIHSWTVSYAPDPQNVYWEHLSVGGVSWWLRCFIINCVLFLLLFFLTTPAIIISTMDKFNVTKPVEYLNNPIITQFFPTLLLWAFSALLPTIVYYSAFFEAHWTRSGENRTTMHKCYTFLIFMVLLLPSLGLSSLDVFFRWLFDKRFLADAAVRFECVFLPDNGAFFVNYVIASAFIGNAMDLLRIPGLLMYMIRLCLARSAAERRNVKRHQAYEFQFGAAYAWMMCVFTVVMTYSITCPIIVPFGLMYMLLKHLADRYNMYYAYLPSKLDKKIHSGAVNQVVAAPILCLFWLLFFSTVRTGFSAATSMFTFVVLIITIIVCLSHVCFGHFKYLSAHNYKIDTQDVDGLENGRPVRTSPTNKSAMYIAQVLQDPNSDEVGSGSGEDDGQGSSQDEEIIHVGNGLNEDFQSGEDSLIDNEVRH from the exons ATGCACCAAGCGCTGATTTTGATGATGGGCATCTGGGGGGCTCAAGCATGCTCCGACTCGGGGAACTGCCCCACGGCGCAGTCCAGCAACTCCTCCAAGGACTTCTGCTACTCAGCCCGAATCCGCAGCACTGTGCTGCAGGGCTTGCCCTTCGGAGGGGTGCCCACTGTCCTCGCCCTTGACTTTATGTGCTTCTTG GGGCTGCTGTTTGTATTCTCCGTCTTGCGAAAGGTGGCATGGGACTATGGGCGTCTCGCACTGGTGACTGATGCAGACAG AAGAATGGATCAGCGCTACAGCCGCCTGGATGATCGGGAATA CGTGGCCTCTGCCATGACGTCAGACACACCTGAACGCTACGAGCGCCTCACCTCAGTTTCCAGCTCGGTGGACATTGATCAGAGAGACACA GGCTTCTGCTCCTGGCTGACGGCCATCTTCCGCATCAA GGACGAGGAGATTAGGGAGAAGTGTGGTGAGGATGCAGTGCATTACTTGTCCTTTCAGCGCCACATCATCGGCCTGCTGGTAGTGGTGGGGGTGCTCTCTGTGGGCATCGTCTTGCCTGTTAACTTCTCTGGAAACCTACTTG AAAACAATGCCTACAGTTTTGGGCGAACCACTATAGCGAATTTAGATGTCAA TGATACACTGCTATGGCTGCACACCACCTTTGCATTCCTCTACCTGTTACTGACGGTGTACAGCATGAGACGGCACACATCCAAGATGCACTACAGAGAGGATGACCTG GTGAAACGCACTTTATTCGTCAATGGAATCTCCAAATATGCAGAGGAGAAGCACATAAAGCAGCACTTTGA GCAGGCGTATGAAAACTGCGTTGTGCTAGAGGCTCGTATCTGTTACAATGTGGCCAAGCTGATGTACCTTAACTCTGAAAG GAAGAAGACGGAGCGCAGCAAGAAGTTCTTCAATGACCTGCAGGCCAAGGAGCATATCCCCACCATGATCAACCCAAAGCCCTGCGGACACCTCTGCTGCTGCGTCATCAAAGGCTGTGAGCAG GAAGAGGCTGTGAGCTACTATACCAAGCTGGAGGCAAAACTGAAGGAGGAATataggaaggagaaagagaaggtcAACAGCAAACCCTTGGGAATGGCCTTTGTCACCTTCCAGAACGAGGCCATGACTGCTAT AATCCTAAAGGACTTTAACGCTTGCAAGTGTCAGGGCTGCCACTGTCGCCGGGAGCCCAAGTCCTCTCTGTTCAGCGCTAACCTCCACATACACAGCTGGACTGTCAGCTACGCCCCTGATCCACAAAATGTCTACTG GGAGCATCTGTCAGTGGGAGGAGTCTCCTGGTGGCTCCGCTGCTTCATCATCAACtgtgtcctcttcctcctcctcttcttcctcaccaCCCCGGCCatcatcatctccaccatggacAAGTTCAACGTTACCAAACCTGTGGAGTACCTGAAT AATCCGATCATCACCCAGTTCTTCCCCaccctcctgctgtgggccTTCTCCGCCCTGCTCCCCACCATTGTGTACTACTCCGCCTTTTTCGAAGCCCACTGGACCCG GTCAGGAGAGAACAGGACTACGATGCATAAATGCTACACTTTCCTAATCTTCATGGTTCTCTTGCTGCCCTCCCTGGGACTCAGCAG TTTGGATGTTTTCTTCCGCTGGCTGTTTGACAAGAGATTCTTGGCAGATGCTGCAGTGAGATTTGA gtgtgtgttccTTCCTGACAACGGAGCCTTCTTCGTGAACTACGTCATTGCTTCTGCGTTCATTGGTAACGCCATGGACCTGCTGAGGATCCCTGGTCTGCTCATGTACATGATCCGCCTTTGCCTGGCTCGCTCTGCTGCCGAGCGGAGGAACGTCAAGAGG CACCAAGCCTATGAGTTCCAGTTCGGAGCGGCGTACGCCTGGATGATGTGCGTCTTCACTGTGGTCATGACCTACAGTATCACCTGCCCAATCATCGTCCCTTTCG GGCTGATGTACATGCTGCTGAAGCACCTAGCGGACAGGTACAACATGTACTACGCCTACCTGCCTTCCAAACTGGACAAGAAGATCCACTCTGGGGCGGTCAACCAAGTAGTGGCTGCCCcaattctctgtctcttctggcttcttttcttctccaccGTTCGCACGG GTTTTTCAGCTGCAACATCCATGTTCACGTTTGTAGTTTTGATCATCACAATCattgtctgcctctctcacGTCTGCTTTGGGCATTTTAAATATCTCAGCGCTCACAACTACAAG ATTGACACCCAGGACGTGGATGGGCTGGAGAATGGGCGTCCAGTGCGTACCTCTCCTACCAACAAGTCAGCA ATGTACATTGCTCAGGTACTACAAGACCCAAATTCAGATGAGGTTGGTTCAGGCAGTGGTGAGGATGACGGTCAGGGGTCCTCGCAGGACGAGGAAATAATCCATGTTGGAAATGGCCTGAACGAGGACTTCCAGTCCGGTGAAGACAGCCTCATTGATAATGAAGTGCGGCACTGA
- the LOC139910615 gene encoding mechanosensitive cation channel TMEM63B isoform X1 has product MHQALILMMGIWGAQACSDSGNCPTAQSSNSSKDFCYSARIRSTVLQGLPFGGVPTVLALDFMCFLGLLFVFSVLRKVAWDYGRLALVTDADRRMDQRYSRLDDREYVASAMTSDTPERYERLTSVSSSVDIDQRDTGFCSWLTAIFRIKDEEIREKCGEDAVHYLSFQRHIIGLLVVVGVLSVGIVLPVNFSGNLLENNAYSFGRTTIANLDVNDTLLWLHTTFAFLYLLLTVYSMRRHTSKMHYREDDLVKRTLFVNGISKYAEEKHIKQHFEQAYENCVVLEARICYNVAKLMYLNSERKKTERSKKFFNDLQAKEHIPTMINPKPCGHLCCCVIKGCEQEEAVSYYTKLEAKLKEEYRKEKEKVNSKPLGMAFVTFQNEAMTAIILKDFNACKCQGCHCRREPKSSLFSANLHIHSWTVSYAPDPQNVYWEHLSVGGVSWWLRCFIINCVLFLLLFFLTTPAIIISTMDKFNVTKPVEYLNNPIITQFFPTLLLWAFSALLPTIVYYSAFFEAHWTRSGENRTTMHKCYTFLIFMVLLLPSLGLSSLDVFFRWLFDKRFLADAAVRFECVFLPDNGAFFVNYVIASAFIGNAMDLLRIPGLLMYMIRLCLARSAAERRNVKRHQAYEFQFGAAYAWMMCVFTVVMTYSITCPIIVPFGLMYMLLKHLADRYNMYYAYLPSKLDKKIHSGAVNQVVAAPILCLFWLLFFSTVRTGFSAATSMFTFVVLIITIIVCLSHVCFGHFKYLSAHNYKIDTQDVDGLENGRPVRTSPTNKSAQMYIAQVLQDPNSDEVGSGSGEDDGQGSSQDEEIIHVGNGLNEDFQSGEDSLIDNEVRH; this is encoded by the exons ATGCACCAAGCGCTGATTTTGATGATGGGCATCTGGGGGGCTCAAGCATGCTCCGACTCGGGGAACTGCCCCACGGCGCAGTCCAGCAACTCCTCCAAGGACTTCTGCTACTCAGCCCGAATCCGCAGCACTGTGCTGCAGGGCTTGCCCTTCGGAGGGGTGCCCACTGTCCTCGCCCTTGACTTTATGTGCTTCTTG GGGCTGCTGTTTGTATTCTCCGTCTTGCGAAAGGTGGCATGGGACTATGGGCGTCTCGCACTGGTGACTGATGCAGACAG AAGAATGGATCAGCGCTACAGCCGCCTGGATGATCGGGAATA CGTGGCCTCTGCCATGACGTCAGACACACCTGAACGCTACGAGCGCCTCACCTCAGTTTCCAGCTCGGTGGACATTGATCAGAGAGACACA GGCTTCTGCTCCTGGCTGACGGCCATCTTCCGCATCAA GGACGAGGAGATTAGGGAGAAGTGTGGTGAGGATGCAGTGCATTACTTGTCCTTTCAGCGCCACATCATCGGCCTGCTGGTAGTGGTGGGGGTGCTCTCTGTGGGCATCGTCTTGCCTGTTAACTTCTCTGGAAACCTACTTG AAAACAATGCCTACAGTTTTGGGCGAACCACTATAGCGAATTTAGATGTCAA TGATACACTGCTATGGCTGCACACCACCTTTGCATTCCTCTACCTGTTACTGACGGTGTACAGCATGAGACGGCACACATCCAAGATGCACTACAGAGAGGATGACCTG GTGAAACGCACTTTATTCGTCAATGGAATCTCCAAATATGCAGAGGAGAAGCACATAAAGCAGCACTTTGA GCAGGCGTATGAAAACTGCGTTGTGCTAGAGGCTCGTATCTGTTACAATGTGGCCAAGCTGATGTACCTTAACTCTGAAAG GAAGAAGACGGAGCGCAGCAAGAAGTTCTTCAATGACCTGCAGGCCAAGGAGCATATCCCCACCATGATCAACCCAAAGCCCTGCGGACACCTCTGCTGCTGCGTCATCAAAGGCTGTGAGCAG GAAGAGGCTGTGAGCTACTATACCAAGCTGGAGGCAAAACTGAAGGAGGAATataggaaggagaaagagaaggtcAACAGCAAACCCTTGGGAATGGCCTTTGTCACCTTCCAGAACGAGGCCATGACTGCTAT AATCCTAAAGGACTTTAACGCTTGCAAGTGTCAGGGCTGCCACTGTCGCCGGGAGCCCAAGTCCTCTCTGTTCAGCGCTAACCTCCACATACACAGCTGGACTGTCAGCTACGCCCCTGATCCACAAAATGTCTACTG GGAGCATCTGTCAGTGGGAGGAGTCTCCTGGTGGCTCCGCTGCTTCATCATCAACtgtgtcctcttcctcctcctcttcttcctcaccaCCCCGGCCatcatcatctccaccatggacAAGTTCAACGTTACCAAACCTGTGGAGTACCTGAAT AATCCGATCATCACCCAGTTCTTCCCCaccctcctgctgtgggccTTCTCCGCCCTGCTCCCCACCATTGTGTACTACTCCGCCTTTTTCGAAGCCCACTGGACCCG GTCAGGAGAGAACAGGACTACGATGCATAAATGCTACACTTTCCTAATCTTCATGGTTCTCTTGCTGCCCTCCCTGGGACTCAGCAG TTTGGATGTTTTCTTCCGCTGGCTGTTTGACAAGAGATTCTTGGCAGATGCTGCAGTGAGATTTGA gtgtgtgttccTTCCTGACAACGGAGCCTTCTTCGTGAACTACGTCATTGCTTCTGCGTTCATTGGTAACGCCATGGACCTGCTGAGGATCCCTGGTCTGCTCATGTACATGATCCGCCTTTGCCTGGCTCGCTCTGCTGCCGAGCGGAGGAACGTCAAGAGG CACCAAGCCTATGAGTTCCAGTTCGGAGCGGCGTACGCCTGGATGATGTGCGTCTTCACTGTGGTCATGACCTACAGTATCACCTGCCCAATCATCGTCCCTTTCG GGCTGATGTACATGCTGCTGAAGCACCTAGCGGACAGGTACAACATGTACTACGCCTACCTGCCTTCCAAACTGGACAAGAAGATCCACTCTGGGGCGGTCAACCAAGTAGTGGCTGCCCcaattctctgtctcttctggcttcttttcttctccaccGTTCGCACGG GTTTTTCAGCTGCAACATCCATGTTCACGTTTGTAGTTTTGATCATCACAATCattgtctgcctctctcacGTCTGCTTTGGGCATTTTAAATATCTCAGCGCTCACAACTACAAG ATTGACACCCAGGACGTGGATGGGCTGGAGAATGGGCGTCCAGTGCGTACCTCTCCTACCAACAAGTCAGCA cagATGTACATTGCTCAGGTACTACAAGACCCAAATTCAGATGAGGTTGGTTCAGGCAGTGGTGAGGATGACGGTCAGGGGTCCTCGCAGGACGAGGAAATAATCCATGTTGGAAATGGCCTGAACGAGGACTTCCAGTCCGGTGAAGACAGCCTCATTGATAATGAAGTGCGGCACTGA
- the mrpl14 gene encoding large ribosomal subunit protein uL14m isoform X2 yields the protein MALLRLSRPFGGLLAEASSLTQQRAFSVSAVAAAIQKMTRVRVVDNSSLGNTPYHRAPRVIHVYTKNGVGKVGDKVLLAIKGQKKKALIVGHKMPGERMTPRFDSNNVVLIEDNGNPTGTRIKVPIPTHLRKMEGSYSKLLAIASTFV from the exons ATGGCTCTTCTCCGGCTTTCAAGACCCTTCGGTGGGCTCCTCGCAGAGGCGTCGTCACTAACCcaacagagggctttcag TGTCTCAGCTGTTGCAGCAGCCATTCAGAAAATGACAAGAGTTCGTGTTGTGGATAACAGCTCTCTTGGAAACACCCCATATCACCGTGCACCAAGGGTCATTCATGTCTACACCAAGAACGGCGTGGGAAAAGTTGGTGACAAAGTTTTGCTCGCCATCAagggacagaagaagaaggcaCTTATTGTTGGACACAAGATGCCGGGAGAACGCATGACTCCACGTTTTGATTCGAACAATGTTGTTCTGATAGAGGACAATGGCAACCCCACAGGAACAAGAATTAAGGTCCCCATACCTACACATCTGCGTAAAATGGAGGGAAGCTACTCCAAACTGTTGGCAATTGCTAGTACATTTGTATAG
- the LOC139910656 gene encoding zinc transporter ZIP9 isoform X2 produces the protein MDGGIAITCISAAMFVGCFILGFIPLLFSMSEKRLRYVTILGAGLLCGTALAIIIPEGVDLLEKSWRVSSCAAAPPSPNVGAPLNSTTSAPVNPNASAPLSPNASAPLSLNASQEEAPSDTGPPPRFFIGLALVVGFTFMFVVDQIGSYCSMHDPQTGLCSSTSITATLGLIIHAAADGFALGAAMATPEVTVQVIVFFAVILHKSGSSYQNQLCVTGVGMLFSAGTFLYVATVHVLPEVSSRRQQHSPPLHTGAEAYQRGRLGVLESLTLVLGAGLPVLLALGLKDD, from the exons ATGGACGGGGGAATAGCTATTACTTGTATATCGGCTGCGATGTTTGTAGGATGTTTTATATTGGGATTCATTCCACTGTTGTTCTCAATGTCTGAG AAAAGACTGCGGTATGTCACCATCCTGGGGGCAGGACTCCTGTGTGGGACAGCGCTGGCCATCATCATCCCCGAGGGAGTGGACTTACTGGAGAAGTCCTGGAGAG TCTCGTCCTGCGCTGCTGCACCGCCCAGTCCGAATGTTGGTGCACCACTCAATTCGACTACGAGTGCACCGGTCAATCCAAATGCTAGTGCACCACTCAGTCCGAACGCCAGCGCACCACTCAGTCTGAACGCCAGTCAGGAGGAGGCCCCCTCAGACACGGGCCCTCCGCCTCGCTTCTTCATCGGCTTGGCCTTAGTTGTCGGATTCACCTTCATGTTTGTGGTGGATCAGATCGGAAGCTACTGTTCCATGCACG ACCCGCAGACTGGTTTGTGTAGCAGCACCAGCATCACAGCCACTTTGGGGCTCATCATTCATGCTGCAG CTGATGGATTTGCTCTGGGTGCAGCGATGGCCACTCCTGAAGTGACGGTGCAAGTCATAGTGTTTTTTGCTGTGATTCTGCACAAG tccGGCAGTTCCTACCAGAACCAGCTCTGTGTGACAGGTGTGGGAATGCTCTTCTCCGCTGGGACTTTCCTCTATGTGGCCACCGTGCATGTTCTGCCTGAGGTCAGCAGCAGGAGACAGCAGCACTCGCCTCCCCTCCACACCGGGGCTGAGGCCTACCAGCGCGGGCGCCTGGGGGTCCTGGAGAGCCTCACTCTGGTCCTGGGGGCCGGGCTCCCTGTGCTACTGGCCCTAGGGCTCAAAGATGACTGA